A genomic region of Friedmanniella luteola contains the following coding sequences:
- the pheA gene encoding prephenate dehydratase codes for MPGVPPAQYGYFGPAGTFTHQALRTLPAQHGEPVPFATVGQGLQAVRDGEVTAVLVPIENSVEGGVTATLDNLTYGDPLVITREVLLPVQFTLFGRPGTALRDVRQVLTHPHAAAQCRGWLAAHLPGATVTEGGSTAAAAAEVADPGSRFDAAICAQVAGELYRLAPLATGIADNPDAVTRFVLVSRPGPVAPPTGADKTTLVIFMREDHPGALLEILEQFASRGVNLCRIESRPTKRTLGDYCFSVDAEGHLDDARLAEALMGLHRVCADVVFLGSYPRADQQRPVIRVGTTNADYAAAASWFRRLHG; via the coding sequence GTGCCAGGAGTCCCGCCCGCCCAGTACGGCTACTTCGGACCCGCTGGGACCTTCACCCACCAGGCCCTGCGGACGCTCCCGGCCCAGCACGGTGAGCCCGTCCCCTTCGCCACCGTCGGGCAGGGCCTGCAGGCTGTCCGCGACGGCGAGGTGACCGCGGTCCTGGTGCCCATCGAGAACTCGGTCGAGGGCGGGGTGACGGCCACCCTGGACAACCTCACCTACGGCGACCCCCTCGTCATCACCCGCGAGGTCCTGCTGCCGGTTCAGTTCACGCTCTTCGGCCGGCCGGGGACGGCGCTGCGGGACGTGCGGCAGGTGCTGACCCACCCGCACGCCGCCGCCCAGTGCCGCGGCTGGCTGGCCGCGCACCTACCCGGCGCCACCGTCACCGAGGGCGGGTCCACGGCGGCCGCGGCGGCCGAGGTCGCCGACCCGGGCTCCCGCTTCGACGCGGCGATCTGCGCGCAGGTGGCCGGGGAGCTGTACCGGTTGGCGCCGCTCGCCACCGGCATCGCCGACAACCCCGACGCGGTCACCCGGTTCGTGCTGGTCTCCCGGCCGGGTCCCGTGGCGCCGCCGACCGGTGCGGACAAGACGACGCTGGTGATCTTCATGCGCGAGGACCACCCGGGCGCGCTGCTGGAGATCCTCGAGCAGTTCGCCAGCCGGGGGGTCAACCTGTGCCGGATCGAGTCCCGGCCGACGAAGCGGACGCTGGGGGACTACTGCTTCTCCGTCGACGCCGAGGGCCACCTCGACGACGCACGGCTGGCCGAGGCCCTGATGGGCCTGCACCGGGTCTGCGCCGACGTCGTGTTCCTGGGCAGCTACCCCCGCGCCGACCAGCAGCGCCCGGTGATCCGGGTGGGCACCACGAACGCCGACTACGCCGCCGCCGCGTCCTGGTTCCGCCGCCTGCACGGCTGA
- a CDS encoding diacylglycerol kinase family protein produces the protein MPRRPPRPAAVVILALLVVALAVWTALTLTWAPVQALDDRLLPRALDPSSPVAQVAAAVALVTLPTLQYLVLLAVAFWASRRRFRQLSVALVLMAVLGWGLTALLRLLVARPRPAQALDLLSTQGSAYPAAHLVSSTITAIGVGAVFAVTRRSVRARFLWESGASAVVLLVAVDCWLLGAHHVSDLVGGLLLGGAVAVLSLVVSGVRVPVPHDLVTEMVRSRQPDDTDGPPARRAAVIVNPSKVLDWVTFRRQVEYELQQRGWGHPLWLETTVDDPGRAMTQQAVDAGVDLVLGAGGDGTIRVICSGLAGTGIPFGLIPSGTGNLLARNIGIPLDRAAALEVALDGADKGVDLVEIRVDDGPPDHFAVMGGIGIDAVIMEGTNADLKKAVGSAAYFVSAARNANHPALHATIQVDDDPPLRRKAHVIVVGNVGYLQANIPLIPDAKYDDGLLDVMVASPRTATDWVRLTTRVLTRQRRSDEQLDRITGRKVTITVEERDQYQLDGDTVGECGRMVAEVQPGALVLRVPGASGQGGAEPAAALAQSTQDDLAGTKA, from the coding sequence ATGCCGCGCCGACCACCCCGCCCCGCCGCCGTGGTGATCCTCGCCCTGCTCGTCGTCGCGCTCGCCGTCTGGACGGCGCTGACCCTGACCTGGGCCCCGGTCCAGGCGCTGGACGACCGGCTGCTGCCCCGGGCGCTGGACCCGTCGTCCCCCGTCGCGCAGGTCGCGGCCGCCGTCGCGCTCGTGACCCTGCCGACGCTGCAGTACCTGGTGCTCCTCGCGGTCGCCTTCTGGGCGTCGCGGCGGCGCTTCCGCCAGCTGTCCGTGGCGCTCGTGCTGATGGCGGTGCTCGGCTGGGGGCTGACGGCCCTGCTGCGGCTGCTCGTCGCCCGGCCCCGGCCCGCCCAGGCGCTCGACCTGCTCAGCACCCAGGGCTCGGCCTACCCCGCGGCGCACCTGGTCAGCTCGACGATCACCGCGATCGGCGTCGGCGCGGTGTTCGCCGTGACCCGGCGGAGCGTCCGGGCCCGGTTCCTGTGGGAGTCCGGGGCCAGCGCCGTGGTGCTGCTGGTCGCGGTGGACTGCTGGCTGCTGGGGGCGCACCACGTCAGCGACCTCGTCGGCGGCCTGCTGCTCGGGGGGGCGGTCGCGGTGCTGAGCCTCGTCGTCAGCGGCGTGCGGGTGCCCGTGCCGCACGACCTGGTCACCGAGATGGTCCGCAGCCGGCAGCCGGACGACACCGACGGGCCGCCGGCCCGCCGCGCCGCGGTCATCGTCAACCCGTCGAAGGTGCTCGACTGGGTCACCTTCCGCCGCCAGGTCGAGTACGAGCTGCAGCAGCGCGGCTGGGGCCACCCGCTGTGGCTCGAGACCACCGTCGACGACCCGGGCCGGGCCATGACGCAGCAGGCCGTGGACGCCGGGGTCGACCTCGTGCTGGGCGCCGGCGGCGACGGGACCATCCGGGTCATCTGCTCGGGGCTGGCCGGCACGGGCATCCCGTTCGGGCTGATCCCCTCGGGCACGGGCAACCTGCTGGCCCGCAACATCGGCATCCCGCTGGACCGGGCCGCCGCGCTCGAGGTGGCCCTGGACGGCGCCGACAAGGGCGTCGACCTGGTGGAGATCCGGGTGGACGACGGCCCGCCCGACCACTTCGCCGTGATGGGCGGCATCGGCATCGACGCCGTGATCATGGAGGGCACCAACGCCGACCTGAAGAAGGCCGTCGGCTCGGCCGCGTACTTCGTGTCGGCGGCGCGGAACGCCAACCACCCGGCGCTGCACGCGACCATCCAGGTCGACGACGACCCCCCGCTCCGGCGCAAGGCGCACGTCATCGTCGTCGGCAACGTCGGCTACCTGCAGGCGAACATCCCCCTGATCCCCGACGCCAAGTACGACGACGGGCTGCTGGACGTCATGGTCGCCTCCCCCCGCACCGCGACGGACTGGGTCCGGCTCACCACCCGGGTGCTCACCCGGCAGCGCCGCTCCGACGAGCAGCTGGACCGGATCACCGGCCGCAAGGTGACCATCACCGTCGAGGAGCGTGACCAGTACCAGCTGGACGGCGACACCGTCGGCGAGTGCGGGCGGATGGTGGCCGAAGTCCAGCCCGGCGCCCTCGTCCTGCGGGTGCCCGGTGCCTCCGGCCAGGGCGGTGCCGAGCCCGCCGCCGCGCTGGCGCAGTCCACCCAGGACGACCTGGCGGGGACGAAGGCCTGA
- the serS gene encoding serine--tRNA ligase, producing MIDVKVLRTDPDRVRASQRARGESVALVDELLAADAARRSAISRYEELRAEQKGLGKQVARAAGDERAALLSRTRELAEEVRKAEASSGEASVAFDALLKQVGNLVFPDVPEGGEDDYVVLETHGERRDFAAEGFTPRDHLELGQLLGAIDVERGAKVSGSRFYYLTGQGAELEFALMNLAMSLALANGFTPMIPPALVKASAMEGTGFLGQAAQDVYHLPDDDLYLVGTAEVPLAAYHSDEVLDASTLPLRYAGFSPSYRREAGSYGKDTRGIFRVHWFDKVEMFVFCAPEDAEAEHQRLLGWEKEFIEALEIPYQVLELAGGDLGLSAARKYDCYGWLPTQDRYREITSTSNCTEFQARRLNVRTRSDGGTGPVATLNGTLCAMTRTIIMILENHQQADGSVRLPAALRPFLGGRAALVPRG from the coding sequence GTGATCGACGTCAAGGTGCTCCGCACCGACCCCGACCGTGTCCGTGCCTCCCAGCGGGCGCGGGGCGAGTCGGTGGCGCTGGTCGACGAGCTGCTGGCCGCCGACGCGGCGCGGCGCAGCGCGATCAGCCGGTACGAGGAGCTGCGGGCCGAGCAGAAGGGTCTCGGCAAGCAGGTCGCCCGGGCCGCCGGCGACGAGCGCGCCGCCCTGCTGTCCCGCACCCGGGAGCTCGCCGAGGAGGTCAGGAAGGCCGAGGCCAGCTCGGGTGAGGCGTCCGTCGCCTTCGACGCGCTGCTCAAGCAGGTCGGCAACCTGGTCTTCCCCGACGTCCCGGAGGGTGGCGAGGACGACTACGTCGTGCTCGAGACCCACGGCGAGCGCCGCGACTTCGCCGCCGAGGGCTTCACCCCGCGCGACCACCTGGAGCTGGGGCAGCTGCTCGGGGCCATCGACGTCGAGCGGGGGGCCAAGGTCTCCGGCTCCCGCTTCTACTACCTGACCGGCCAGGGCGCGGAGCTCGAGTTCGCCCTGATGAACCTGGCCATGAGTCTGGCCCTGGCGAACGGGTTCACCCCGATGATCCCGCCGGCGCTGGTCAAGGCGTCCGCCATGGAGGGCACCGGCTTCCTCGGCCAGGCCGCGCAGGACGTCTACCACCTGCCCGACGACGACCTCTACCTCGTCGGCACCGCCGAGGTCCCGCTGGCGGCGTACCACTCCGACGAGGTGCTGGACGCGTCCACCCTGCCGCTGCGGTACGCCGGCTTCAGCCCCAGCTACCGCCGCGAGGCGGGCTCCTACGGCAAGGACACCCGCGGCATCTTCCGGGTGCACTGGTTCGACAAGGTCGAGATGTTCGTCTTCTGCGCCCCCGAGGACGCGGAGGCGGAGCACCAGCGGCTGCTGGGGTGGGAGAAGGAGTTCATCGAGGCGCTGGAGATCCCCTACCAGGTGCTCGAGCTGGCCGGCGGGGACCTCGGGCTCAGCGCCGCCCGCAAGTACGACTGCTACGGCTGGCTGCCCACCCAGGACCGCTACCGCGAGATCACGTCCACCTCGAACTGCACCGAGTTCCAGGCCCGGCGCCTCAACGTCCGCACCCGCTCGGACGGCGGCACCGGCCCGGTGGCCACCCTGAACGGCACGCTCTGCGCGATGACGCGCACGATCATCATGATCCTGGAGAACCACCAGCAGGCCGACGGGTCCGTGCGGCTCCCGGCGGCGCTGCGCCCGTTCCTGGGCGGCCGCGCTGCCCTGGTCCCGCGCGGATGA
- a CDS encoding HAD family hydrolase, which yields MVALDVDGTVVDRNGALPTAVKDAIALVVAAGVPVVLSTGRSWHGTRDLIDLLGLPPGPAVCSNGAVTVTYPPEEVVKAITFDPREVIDRVEAFAPGTLIAVEEIGRGYRLNGHFPAEDLTGEMIIQDSEQLGALPVTRVILRDPTRSSEDFIALAQHLGLHGVTYFVGWSAWLDIAPDGVNKATALAEVAAGLGLTAVDVLAFGDGRNDLEMLRWAGRGVAIGDAPPEVQAVADAVTDTFADGGPVAELRRWFG from the coding sequence CTGGTCGCGCTCGACGTCGACGGCACCGTGGTGGACCGCAACGGGGCCCTGCCCACCGCGGTGAAGGACGCGATCGCCCTCGTCGTGGCGGCCGGCGTCCCCGTCGTCCTGTCGACCGGCCGCAGCTGGCACGGCACCCGCGACCTCATCGACCTGCTGGGCCTGCCGCCCGGGCCCGCCGTCTGCTCGAACGGCGCGGTGACGGTGACCTACCCGCCCGAGGAGGTCGTGAAGGCGATCACGTTCGACCCGCGCGAGGTCATCGACCGGGTGGAGGCGTTCGCGCCCGGCACGCTGATCGCGGTGGAGGAGATCGGCCGCGGCTACCGGCTCAACGGCCACTTCCCCGCGGAGGACCTGACCGGCGAGATGATCATCCAGGACTCCGAGCAGCTCGGGGCCCTGCCGGTGACGCGGGTGATCCTCCGGGACCCCACCCGCTCGTCGGAGGACTTCATCGCCCTCGCCCAGCACCTCGGCCTGCACGGCGTGACCTACTTCGTCGGGTGGAGCGCCTGGCTGGACATCGCGCCCGACGGGGTGAACAAGGCGACGGCGCTGGCCGAGGTCGCCGCCGGCCTCGGCCTCACCGCGGTCGACGTGCTGGCCTTCGGCGACGGCCGCAACGACCTGGAGATGCTGCGCTGGGCCGGTCGGGGCGTGGCCATCGGCGACGCCCCGCCGGAGGTGCAGGCGGTGGCCGACGCGGTGACCGACACGTTCGCCGACGGCGGGCCCGTGGCCGAGCTGCGGCGTTGGTTCGGCTGA
- a CDS encoding AAA family ATPase — translation MDAETREFARSFTRYVDAMATVAREADAAEHRLTEVGQLVQDFLGADLQTVEPVTESFPAHQVVDLDLALDALLETYRGERQGISGANREHVDSVSEYLVRTHSAFSPGPVSYRRLATGPDTDRRVVTLGIGMLRFDGVPVAWLQRGANRRHGRDEHTLELLCPDLDRAEAFMRLVRDEMSRLSILRGQVISFASDEFDYHDPGGSLTFLRRPEVGPEQVVLPAGVLDRVTRHVVGVGAHRETLRAAGQHLKRGVLLYGPPGTGKTHLVRHLLSRTPGTTAVLLSGRTLGLLTTATTLARAAQPALIVLEDCDLVAEHRGGDTNAALFETLEAMDGLAADADITFVLTTNRADLLERALVERPGRVDLAVEIPKPDLEGRRRLFGLYGAALLEAGGVSEAALQTAAARTEGVTASFAKEAIRRTVINAAQQGRPPADIDLSHALDEMLSDAEALTRSLLGGEAHSFGDDVDPGSDAPAGRAYGRTARPGLHPGDAGGPDWVISFEGS, via the coding sequence GTGGACGCCGAGACCCGCGAGTTCGCCCGCTCCTTCACCCGGTACGTCGACGCGATGGCGACGGTCGCCCGGGAGGCGGACGCCGCGGAGCACCGCCTGACCGAGGTGGGCCAGCTGGTGCAGGACTTCCTCGGGGCCGACCTGCAGACGGTGGAGCCGGTCACCGAGAGCTTCCCCGCCCACCAGGTCGTCGACCTCGATCTCGCGCTCGACGCCCTGCTGGAGACCTACCGCGGGGAGCGGCAGGGCATCAGCGGCGCCAACCGGGAGCACGTGGACAGCGTGTCGGAGTACCTGGTCCGCACCCACTCCGCGTTCAGCCCGGGTCCGGTCAGCTACCGGCGCCTGGCCACGGGGCCGGACACCGACCGCCGCGTCGTCACGCTGGGGATCGGGATGCTGCGCTTCGACGGCGTCCCGGTGGCGTGGCTGCAGCGCGGCGCGAACCGCCGGCACGGCCGCGACGAGCACACCCTCGAGCTGCTGTGCCCGGACCTGGACCGCGCCGAGGCGTTCATGCGGCTCGTCCGCGACGAGATGTCGCGGCTCAGCATCCTGCGCGGCCAGGTGATCTCGTTCGCCTCGGACGAGTTCGACTACCACGACCCGGGTGGGTCGCTCACCTTCCTGCGGCGCCCGGAGGTCGGCCCCGAGCAGGTGGTGCTGCCCGCCGGGGTGCTCGACCGGGTCACCCGGCACGTGGTGGGCGTCGGCGCCCACCGCGAGACCCTGCGGGCCGCCGGCCAGCACCTGAAGCGCGGCGTGCTCCTCTACGGCCCGCCCGGCACCGGCAAGACCCACCTCGTCCGCCACCTGCTGAGCCGGACCCCGGGCACCACCGCCGTGCTGCTCTCCGGCCGGACGCTCGGGCTGCTCACCACGGCGACGACGCTGGCCCGCGCGGCCCAGCCCGCCCTGATCGTGCTGGAGGACTGCGACCTGGTGGCCGAGCACCGCGGCGGCGACACCAACGCCGCCCTGTTCGAGACCCTGGAGGCGATGGACGGGCTCGCCGCCGACGCCGACATCACCTTCGTGCTGACCACCAACCGCGCCGACCTGCTGGAACGGGCTCTCGTGGAGCGGCCTGGCCGGGTCGACCTCGCCGTCGAGATCCCCAAGCCCGACCTGGAGGGTCGTCGGCGGCTGTTCGGCCTCTACGGCGCCGCCCTGCTCGAGGCCGGCGGGGTCAGCGAGGCGGCCCTGCAGACCGCGGCCGCCCGGACCGAGGGCGTCACGGCGTCCTTCGCCAAGGAGGCGATCCGGCGCACCGTGATCAACGCCGCCCAGCAGGGTCGCCCGCCCGCCGACATCGACCTCAGCCACGCCCTGGACGAGATGCTGTCCGACGCCGAGGCCCTCACCCGCAGCCTGCTGGGCGGTGAGGCCCACTCCTTCGGCGACGACGTCGACCCGGGCTCCGACGCCCCGGCCGGCCGCGCCTACGGCCGGACCGCCCGTCCGGGACTGCACCCGGGCGACGCGGGCGGGCCCGACTGGGTGATCAGCTTCGAGGGGTCCTGA
- a CDS encoding WhiB family transcriptional regulator, with amino-acid sequence MTTSLAPRPRSTAPAPAPRPSSTTPAPHASTQPAGPSCVQLPRVFQDPLLEEPPAAGAPAEDRRRYAELVARATAACQRCPLVVACLDRAVVEHDVAGFVGGTTARQRVEIRRRLGVVVPPEDLDTLAGVLGGSRPVDHDEVLRVRAAHPDETLEVLAVRLGCSLSTVKRHLRRERDQPSPPRPVAARPSQQQVLEATLAVTRPVSRGHRDAA; translated from the coding sequence ATGACCACCTCGCTCGCCCCCCGCCCCCGCAGCACCGCCCCCGCTCCCGCCCCCCGGCCGAGCAGCACCACTCCCGCACCCCACGCCAGCACCCAGCCCGCCGGGCCCAGCTGCGTCCAGCTGCCCCGCGTCTTCCAGGACCCGCTGCTGGAGGAGCCGCCCGCCGCCGGGGCCCCGGCCGAGGACCGCCGCCGCTACGCCGAGCTGGTGGCCCGCGCGACCGCCGCCTGCCAGCGCTGCCCCCTCGTCGTCGCCTGCCTCGACCGCGCCGTCGTCGAGCACGACGTCGCCGGCTTCGTCGGCGGCACCACCGCCCGGCAGCGGGTGGAGATCCGCCGCCGGCTCGGCGTCGTCGTGCCGCCGGAGGACCTGGACACGCTGGCCGGGGTGCTCGGCGGGAGCCGCCCCGTCGACCACGACGAGGTGCTGCGGGTCCGGGCGGCCCACCCGGACGAGACGCTCGAGGTGCTCGCGGTCCGGCTCGGCTGCTCGCTGTCGACCGTCAAGCGGCACCTGCGGCGGGAGCGCGACCAGCCGAGCCCGCCCCGGCCGGTCGCCGCCCGGCCGAGCCAGCAGCAGGTCCTGGAGGCCACCCTGGCCGTCACCCGGCCCGTGTCCCGCGGGCACCGGGACGCCGCCTGA
- the crtY gene encoding lycopene beta-cyclase CrtY — translation MRGAGAEGSDVDLAVLGGGLAGGLVALAVAERHPHLRLAVVEQDRIGGNHVWSHFAADVDDADAWLVEPLISHRWDAYDVAFPGFARELRAPYRSITSERLAEVVHARLPAGSVVRGRVADARPDRVRLHDGRTLHARAVLDARGPGDLGLLRLGYQKFVGQVLHTRAPHGVQRPVVMDATVEQRDGYRFVYLLPFGPQEVFVEDTYYSDSADLDVRDLQRRIAAYGTARGWQVERAGRTESGVLPVVVSGDFDAYWASTGTELAKAGMRAGLFHPTTGYSLPDAIRLAGLVAAAEDLSHAALLELTHTHAARTWRERGFYRLLDTMLFGAAEPTERYRVLQRFYRLDPALVQRFYAAGSTRSDQLRILSGRPPVPVHRAVRAIAAAHGRR, via the coding sequence GTGCGGGGCGCGGGCGCCGAGGGCTCCGACGTCGACCTCGCCGTCCTGGGCGGCGGGCTGGCCGGCGGGCTGGTCGCCCTCGCCGTCGCGGAGCGGCACCCGCACCTCCGGCTCGCGGTCGTCGAGCAGGACCGGATCGGCGGCAACCACGTCTGGTCGCACTTCGCCGCCGACGTGGACGACGCCGACGCCTGGCTGGTCGAACCGCTGATCAGCCACCGGTGGGACGCCTACGACGTGGCGTTCCCCGGCTTCGCCCGCGAGCTGCGCGCGCCGTACCGCAGCATCACCTCCGAGCGGCTGGCCGAGGTGGTGCACGCCCGGCTGCCCGCCGGATCGGTCGTCCGCGGCCGCGTCGCTGACGCACGCCCCGACCGGGTGCGGCTGCACGACGGCCGGACCCTCCACGCCCGCGCCGTGCTCGACGCCCGGGGGCCCGGCGACCTCGGCCTGCTGCGGCTCGGGTACCAGAAGTTCGTCGGGCAGGTCCTGCACACCCGGGCTCCGCACGGCGTCCAGCGGCCCGTCGTGATGGACGCCACCGTCGAGCAGCGCGACGGCTACCGGTTCGTCTACCTGCTGCCGTTCGGGCCGCAGGAGGTCTTCGTCGAGGACACCTACTACAGCGACTCCGCCGACCTCGACGTCCGCGACCTGCAGCGCCGGATCGCCGCCTACGGGACCGCGCGCGGCTGGCAGGTCGAGCGCGCCGGCCGCACCGAGAGCGGGGTGCTGCCCGTCGTCGTCAGCGGCGACTTCGACGCCTACTGGGCCTCCACCGGCACCGAGCTGGCCAAGGCGGGCATGCGGGCCGGGCTCTTCCACCCGACCACCGGCTACTCGCTGCCCGACGCGATCCGGCTCGCCGGGCTCGTCGCGGCGGCCGAGGACCTCAGCCACGCCGCCCTGCTGGAGCTCACCCACACCCACGCGGCCCGCACCTGGCGGGAGCGCGGCTTCTACCGGCTCCTCGACACCATGCTGTTCGGCGCTGCCGAGCCCACCGAGCGCTACCGGGTGCTGCAGCGCTTCTACCGGCTGGACCCCGCGCTGGTGCAGCGGTTCTACGCCGCCGGCTCCACCCGCAGCGACCAGCTCCGGATCCTCTCCGGGCGGCCGCCCGTGCCGGTCCACCGGGCCGTCCGCGCCATCGCCGCCGCCCACGGACGGCGCTAG
- a CDS encoding bacterial proteasome activator family protein, whose protein sequence is MTSEQSSDEQGNDGPGSQAVAGATEDGRVFVVTPQAMAVEGPPVERVETPGDAAPRSVTEMVEQPAKVMRIGNMIRQLLDEVKAAPLDEASRVRLAQIHSASIAELKEGLAPELVEELDRIALPFSAEETPTEAELRIAQAQLVGWLEGLFHGIQTALFAQQMAARAQLEQMRRALPAGRGPVAPEGPPGGGSGGMYL, encoded by the coding sequence ATGACCAGCGAGCAGAGCAGCGACGAGCAGGGCAACGACGGGCCCGGCAGCCAGGCCGTGGCCGGGGCCACCGAGGACGGCCGCGTGTTCGTGGTGACGCCGCAGGCGATGGCCGTCGAGGGCCCGCCGGTCGAGCGGGTCGAGACCCCGGGCGACGCCGCGCCCCGGTCGGTCACCGAGATGGTCGAGCAGCCGGCCAAGGTCATGCGGATCGGCAACATGATCCGCCAGCTGCTCGACGAGGTGAAGGCCGCGCCGCTGGACGAGGCCAGCCGCGTCCGGCTGGCCCAGATCCACTCCGCCTCGATCGCCGAGCTCAAGGAGGGTCTCGCCCCCGAGCTGGTCGAGGAGCTGGACCGGATCGCGCTGCCCTTCAGCGCCGAGGAGACCCCGACCGAGGCCGAGCTCCGGATCGCGCAGGCCCAGCTGGTCGGCTGGCTCGAGGGCCTCTTCCACGGCATCCAGACCGCCCTGTTCGCCCAGCAGATGGCGGCCCGCGCCCAGCTCGAGCAGATGCGCCGCGCGCTGCCGGCCGGCCGCGGACCGGTCGCTCCCGAGGGTCCCCCGGGAGGCGGCAGCGGAGGCATGTATCTCTGA
- a CDS encoding ABC transporter ATP-binding protein — protein sequence MQDFPPVVPDFEDAAVATPTSRAAADVRPDVPRHPRSRGDFSHPDTRSPSRFLLWLLRQQRSAIVLLTGVTVLQWLPGAVGPYVVGRIIDDGISPRDLDVVVRLCAVLLGLVVLGAVAGVLSHTLIVRTWLVAMYGSTKLVTRKVAQMGHVLPQRTPTGEVLSVASGDADQFGGLNELLANLAGAVVAYLVIAGLVLSTSWQLGLVVLVAAPLIVVFALPLLRPLQRRQEAERSRSADLTSLATDIVAGLRILRGIGGEQTFARNYAAQSQLTRSAGLSAGRWQAAVDATSVLFSGLFLVALTWLGARQVVAGQLSVGQLVSFFGYAVFMVWPIQTFFQSTQKWVRCLVSARKAIAVLEQQPPWTPPAEPLRLPGDGVLHDQRSGFTARPGELTLVVSALPDDSAALADRLGRYLPAEYEPVALDVEGVKGRAAKRARAQQQADRVRLAERDRRLASGSWGVSLGPVDLADVPLTEVRRTVLVSDAASVVFAGTLQELVDPHDRLTRAEAEGVLHAAAAEDVFEGLPGGWQGTIDERGRGLSGGQRQRLVLARALGLNPPVLVLVEPTSAVDAHTEALIASRLADHRAGRTTVVTSVSPLLLHHADRVAYLEDGVVAASGTHEELVSTSAGYRSVVARALDEDGGRPAVAGETEHAVGGGEGR from the coding sequence ATGCAAGATTTCCCGCCGGTCGTCCCGGACTTCGAGGACGCGGCGGTCGCCACCCCCACCAGCCGGGCCGCGGCCGACGTGCGTCCCGACGTACCCCGGCACCCCCGCAGCCGCGGCGACTTCTCGCACCCGGACACCCGCAGCCCCAGCCGGTTCCTGCTCTGGTTGCTGCGCCAGCAGCGCTCGGCCATCGTCCTGCTGACCGGCGTCACCGTGCTGCAGTGGCTGCCCGGCGCCGTCGGCCCCTACGTCGTCGGCCGGATCATCGACGACGGCATCTCGCCGCGGGACCTCGACGTCGTCGTCCGGTTGTGCGCGGTGCTGCTGGGGCTCGTCGTGCTCGGGGCGGTGGCCGGCGTGCTCAGCCACACCCTGATCGTCCGCACCTGGCTGGTGGCGATGTACGGCAGCACCAAGCTGGTCACCCGCAAGGTGGCCCAGATGGGTCACGTGCTGCCGCAGCGGACGCCGACGGGCGAGGTGCTCAGCGTGGCCTCCGGCGACGCCGACCAGTTCGGCGGCCTGAACGAGCTGCTGGCCAACCTGGCCGGCGCCGTCGTCGCCTACCTGGTGATCGCCGGCCTGGTGCTGTCCACGTCCTGGCAGCTCGGCCTGGTCGTGCTGGTCGCGGCCCCGCTGATCGTGGTCTTCGCCCTGCCCCTGCTCCGCCCGCTGCAGCGACGGCAGGAGGCGGAGCGGTCGCGCTCCGCGGACCTGACCTCGCTGGCCACCGACATCGTGGCCGGGCTCCGCATCCTGCGCGGCATCGGTGGCGAGCAGACCTTCGCCCGCAACTACGCGGCCCAGTCCCAGCTGACCCGCTCGGCCGGGCTGTCGGCCGGCCGCTGGCAGGCCGCCGTCGACGCGACGAGCGTGCTGTTCTCGGGCCTGTTCCTGGTCGCGCTCACCTGGCTGGGTGCCCGCCAGGTCGTGGCCGGGCAGCTGAGCGTCGGCCAGCTCGTCAGCTTCTTCGGCTACGCCGTCTTCATGGTGTGGCCGATCCAGACCTTCTTCCAGTCCACCCAGAAGTGGGTGCGCTGCCTGGTCTCGGCGCGGAAGGCCATCGCCGTCCTCGAGCAGCAGCCGCCGTGGACCCCGCCGGCCGAGCCGCTCCGGCTGCCGGGTGACGGCGTGCTGCACGACCAGCGCTCGGGCTTCACCGCCCGGCCGGGCGAGCTGACCCTCGTCGTCTCCGCGCTGCCCGACGACTCCGCGGCCCTCGCCGACCGGCTGGGCCGCTACCTGCCGGCGGAGTACGAGCCGGTGGCGCTGGACGTCGAGGGCGTCAAGGGCCGGGCCGCCAAGCGGGCGCGGGCCCAGCAGCAGGCCGACCGGGTCCGGCTGGCCGAGCGGGACCGCCGGCTGGCCTCCGGCAGCTGGGGCGTCAGCCTGGGCCCGGTGGACCTGGCCGACGTGCCGCTCACCGAGGTCCGTCGCACGGTCCTGGTCAGCGACGCCGCCAGCGTGGTCTTCGCCGGCACCCTGCAGGAGCTGGTCGACCCGCACGACCGGCTGACCCGCGCGGAGGCCGAGGGCGTGCTGCACGCCGCGGCGGCCGAGGACGTCTTCGAGGGCCTGCCCGGTGGCTGGCAGGGCACGATCGACGAGCGCGGCCGGGGGCTGTCCGGCGGCCAGCGGCAGCGTCTCGTGCTCGCCCGCGCGCTGGGCCTGAACCCGCCCGTCCTGGTGCTCGTGGAGCCGACGTCGGCCGTCGACGCCCACACGGAGGCGCTGATCGCCAGCCGGCTGGCCGACCACCGGGCCGGCCGCACCACCGTCGTCACCAGCGTCTCCCCGCTGCTGCTGCACCACGCCGACCGGGTCGCGTACCTGGAGGACGGCGTGGTCGCCGCCAGCGGGACCCACGAGGAGCTGGTGTCGACCTCGGCCGGCTACCGCTCCGTGGTGGCCCGGGCGCTGGACGAGGACGGCGGCCGACCGGCCGTCGCCGGGGAGACCGAGCACGCCGTCGGCGGAGGGGAGGGACGATGA